The genomic region ATGCGTGCCCGTAGTCACGAAGGTAAATTGCAAGTTCATCTGGCTCAACTCAAATACATGTTGCCACGTCTTGTTGGTCAGGGGGTTATGCTTAGCCGACAAGCAGGTGGAATTGGTAGTCGTGGACCTGGTGAAAGCCAGTTAGAGCTTAACCGTCGTTCGATTCGCAATCAAATTTCAGATATTGAACGTCAACTGAAAATCGTTGAGAAGAATCGTGAAACTGGTCGAGAAAAACGCACTGAGTCACAAGTCTTTAAAATTGGTTTGATTGGTTACACAAATGCTGGTAAATCAACGATTATGAACGTTTTGACAAATGATAAGCAGTATGAAGCTGATGAATTGTTTGCGACTTTGGATGCGACGACAAAGCAAATTTATTTGCAAAATCAATTTCAAGTGACTCTCACGGATACGGTTGGATTTATTCAAAATTTACCGACAGAATTGGTGGCAGCCTTTAAGTCAACCTTGGAAGAAAGCCGTCATGTTGATTTGCTGCTACACGTGATTGATGCCAGCGACCCAAATCATGCTGAACACGAAAAAGTTGTTCTGAATCTGTTAAAAAATCTAGATATGCTGGATATTCCACGTTTAGCTGTTTATAATAAGATGGATGTGGCAGAGCATTTTGCAGCGACAGCTTTTCCAAATGTGCGTATTTCTGCGCGTGATAAAGATGCTCGTTCACTTTTGCGCCGTTTGATTATCAATGAAATTCGTGAGATTTTTGAACCATTTAGCATTCGTGTTCACCCAAATCAAGCCTATAAGCTATACGATTTAAATAAAATCGCGCTGCTTGATCGTTATGATTTTGCAGAAGGATACGAAACCATCACTGGTTACATTAATCCAAAAAATAGATGGAGACTAGAAGAATTCTATGACTGATTATATAAGTTTAGCTTTAAAATACGGTGGCTTTACGTCACTAGATAAAGTATACTTGCAAAATGTTTTGGAGGATTTAACAGATGAGCAAAAATTGAGTTTCATCACACCACCTCCAAGTGTTATCAATGCTTATTTTGCAGAAATGTATCAAAAACAATCTCCGCAAGCCGCAACAGATTATTATTTTGAACTATCAAAAGAATTGCAGCTTTTAAATGATAAGCCATCTTTTGACGAACATAAGCCTTTTATTCGTTTGAATTTATCAGGAAAATCATATGGTTTCACTTATGAAAATGATAAAGAGGTTGCTCGTATCTTTTCTGAAAAAGATGAAGCTTTGACAAAAGATGTCTTGTTTGAATTGGCTCAAGTCTTTCCTCAATATAAAATTTATGTTGAAGATGGCAAGATCAAAATGTCAAAAATCACTTTTGATGACCAAGAACTTGAAGACCTCACACCAGAAAGTAGTTTGCTCAGTCAT from Streptococcus lutetiensis harbors:
- the hflX gene encoding GTPase HflX — encoded protein: MIETSKHQERVILLGVELSDTENFEMSMEELASLAETAGAEVVSSYRQKREKYDSKSLIGSGKLAEIKAIVDADAIDTVIVNDRLTPRQNVNLEAELGVKVIDRMQLILDIFAMRARSHEGKLQVHLAQLKYMLPRLVGQGVMLSRQAGGIGSRGPGESQLELNRRSIRNQISDIERQLKIVEKNRETGREKRTESQVFKIGLIGYTNAGKSTIMNVLTNDKQYEADELFATLDATTKQIYLQNQFQVTLTDTVGFIQNLPTELVAAFKSTLEESRHVDLLLHVIDASDPNHAEHEKVVLNLLKNLDMLDIPRLAVYNKMDVAEHFAATAFPNVRISARDKDARSLLRRLIINEIREIFEPFSIRVHPNQAYKLYDLNKIALLDRYDFAEGYETITGYINPKNRWRLEEFYD
- a CDS encoding cystathionine gamma-lyase — its product is MTDYISLALKYGGFTSLDKVYLQNVLEDLTDEQKLSFITPPPSVINAYFAEMYQKQSPQAATDYYFELSKELQLLNDKPSFDEHKPFIRLNLSGKSYGFTYENDKEVARIFSEKDEALTKDVLFELAQVFPQYKIYVEDGKIKMSKITFDDQELEDLTPESSLLSHVSKLKGNMVKLKSFNRDELSDLLAHYQGQVYYTFDQREFIAYVKVS